The proteins below come from a single Perca flavescens isolate YP-PL-M2 chromosome 8, PFLA_1.0, whole genome shotgun sequence genomic window:
- the plekhg7 gene encoding pleckstrin homology domain-containing family G member 7 yields MSTLKHVILQDKEQDVEKKLDWSYIEWVGNEVVTTGVANAQTQTDCGPFQHKECQTSNPVIMHIDLTRTHSKLRNSSLVDSDGLVAPFFQFDRQAPARISTSPTLRRMRSTRRPLDIRDPVTMGSTQEEPSSESTQSPISPPSLVHRGQSPLAASPLSNGEICHNHRPISSSSRQKTRSHRSKTFDNGVTSKRQECRSAHPTIVKDFGFPESGEQEKEISPNRLHERRRSSVVVSLPGLDVSPGDLFVSNGAADILNDSNFSDTKKSKWPFSRRGTTKGKSQTGTASDIEKYLSTSQIQDWRNPDLQRYKDYSLAEFLQDQSSQVSAADDPQGFKRQEAIWELFTSECVYFLDQLMVLKEVFLATLTNLHIQNCLTDVDSWRLFANLNELCLVSFGFLNKILRVIKDTLEITEGGGPTLLELLSKAFQESVCHCLQKYCLNYSTALLYLDSLKPREDFGCYVKWCERNDQCRRLQLRDLLVAPLQRLTRYPLLLRNIAKRCQTEDETRGLQVVAEQVDTSICDLEGKVKWMDNYQKVKQLRDALVWQPVWERDKRAFFPENLKHLLKAVTLENLISHRSLLHEGKMGLSGNTKLNDVYLFLFDEFLLITKIKRNKKRSIGPEQNPLRMPQNLELDHLLKDGCTFTVLDQPVSLDRLQLKNIDQLNASTSGLPHSFIIMHQNRYQQCIGAFILQAASESAKKEWMSKIEGAVTALLKLDSQQPRVKSSSLWLESSQI; encoded by the exons ATGTCTACGCTGAAGCACGTTATTCTACAGGATAAAGAGCAGGATGTTGAGAAGAAGCTGGACTGGAGTTACATTGAGTGGGTCGGAAATGAAGTTGTCACCACAGGTGTGGCAAATGCACAGACCCAAACGGACTGTGGGCCTTTTCAGCACAAGGAGTGTCAGACCAGCAACCCGGTCATAATGCACATAGATCTCACGCGGACACACTCCAAGCTGAGAAATTCGTCCCTGGTGGACTCTGATGGCTTGGTCGCACCTTTCTTCCAGTTTGACCGGCAGGCCCCTGCACGCATCTCCACATCTCCCACcttgaggaggatgaggagcaCCAGACGTCCTCTGGATATCCGGGATCCTGTCACGATGGGGAGCACTCAGGAGGAGCCTTCCTCTGAGAGCACACAATCCCCCATAAGCCCCCCGTCCCTAGTACACAGAGGCCAATCTCCTCTTGCAGCAAGCCCGCTCTCCAATGGAGAGATCTGTCACAATCATCGGCCCATTTCTTCCTCCAGCCGACAGAAGACCAGGTCACATAGATCAAAGACGTTTGACAACGGCGTCACTTCCAAGAGACAAGAATGTCGCAGTGCTCATCCTACTATTGTTAAAGATTTTGGATTTCCTGAAAGTGGAGAACAG GAGAAAGAGATTAGCCCTAATAG GCTCCATGAAAGGAGACGAAGCTCCGTGGTGGTCAGCTTGCCCGGATTGGATGTTTCACCAGGAGACCTTTTTGTATCCAATGGAGCAGctgacattttaaatgattcaaACTTCTCTG ATACGAAGAAGTCAAAGTGGCCCTTTTCAAGGCGTGGTACG ACTAAAGGGAAGTCACAGACAGGCACGGCATCTGATATTGAAAAATATCTCTCAACATCACAGATTCAGGACTGGAGAAACCCTGACCTACAGAGGTATAAG GACTACTCTCTGGCGGAGTTCCTGCAGGACCAGTCTTCCCAGGTGAGCGCTGCCGATGACCCTCAGGGCTTCAAGAGACAAGAGGCCATCTGGGAACTCTTCACCAGCGAGTGTGTTTACTTCCTGGATCAGCTCATGGTTCTCAAAGAG GTGTTTTTGGCTACCCTCACGAACCTGCACATACAGAACTGCCTGACTGATGTCGACTCCTGGAGGCTGTTTGCAAACCTTAATGAGCTTTGCCTG GTGAGCTTTGGTTTCCTGAACAAAATCCTCCGCGTCATCAAGGACACATTGGAGATTACGGAGGGTGGCGGGCCcaccctgctggagctgctgagcAAG GCTTTCCAGGAGAGCGTATGTCACTGCCTGCAGAAGTACTGCCTCAACTACTCCACGGCTCTGCTTTATCTGGACAGCCTGAAGCCCAGAGAGGACTTTGGATGTTATGTGAAG tgGTGCGAGAGGAACGATCAGTGTCGGAGACTGCAACTGCGCGACCTGCTGGTGGCGCCGCTGCAGAGGCTAACTCGATACCCGCTGCTGTTGCGGAATATCGCGAAGAGATGCCAGACGGAGGACGAGACCAGAGGCCTGCAGGTCGTAGCAGAGCAAGTGGACACATCTATAT GTGATTTAGAGGGAAAAGTCAAATGGATGGATAACTACCAGAAGGTGAAACAGTTGAGAGATGCCCTGGTGTGGCAGCCTGTTTGGGAGAGAGACAAGCGTGCCTTCTTTCCTGAG AATCTGAAACATCTCTTAAAGGCTGTCACTCTGGAGAATCTCATTTCTCACAGAAGTCTGCTGCACGAAGGGAAAATGGGGCTCTCGG GGAACACAAAGCTGAACGATGTTTACCTGTTCCTGTTTGACGAATTCCTGCTGATCACAAAGATAAAGAGAAACAAGAAG CGGTCCATCGGTCCAGAGCAGAATCCTCTCAGGATGCCACAGAACCTGGAGCTGGATCATCTCCTGAAAGACGGATGCACCTTCACGGTTCTGGACCAGCCCGTCTCTCTGGACCGACTCCAGCTCAAGAACATTGATCAGCTCAATGCCTCAA CATCGGGGCTGCCTCATTCTTTCATAATCATGCACCAGAACCGTTACCAGCAGTGTATCGGAGCATTCATCCTGCAAGCTGCGTCAGAGTCTGCCAAG AAAGAGTGGATGTCAAAGATAGAGGGCGCTGTGACGGCGCTGCTGAAGCTGGACTCTCAGCAGCCGCGAGTCAAGAGCTCCTCACTGTGGCTGGAGTCTTCACAGATATGA
- the eea1 gene encoding early endosome antigen 1 — protein sequence MFRRILQMTPGKGGSQNAEPEQPSTDLNHDQTSEGFICPQCMKSHNSAEELFKHYQLFHDTGDLPTHMAPTREDLTMLRQEVQDLHTSLKEEKWFSEELKKELDKVQGQLKQNDGQTGSEDAALERKLNEAETEKFNIKQMKDLFEQKAAQLATEIVDLKSRYDEEKSLREAADQRLGKLTEQLQKEKQENERLQTELLQRPGVEDVEVLQKELVQVQTLMDSLTRDREEESERLKTHYEQLQANYTTSEMTIHQLKAELEKGPQEAAVYTQQIHQLQSSLNNLQQESQSLSEKLARKEKEYQKLEECLEAEKAAKKGVQGSLRERELEVQELQARATGAEASVQKAQTELGERAEEVAKLKSEITELEVKHAELKVERKQLQQQREEKDSQGAQQQTEISQLHAKLLETERQLGEVQGRLKEQRQLSGEKLKDREQQAADLQLKLSRAEEQLKESAGKNTDLQHQLEKAKQQHQELQALQQNTNGKLREAQNDLEQVLRQIGDKDQKIQNLEALLQKSKDIVSQLEAERDDLCAKIQAGEGETAVLNQLKEKNLALQEQVTQLTDKLKNQSESNKQAQDNLHEQVQEQKTLLRSAQDRAQTLETSVTELSAQLADSKEKVAQLDAQLKAKTEMLLSAEAAKAAQKANLENNLETAQHALQDKQQELNKVQKKVEEQAQRLKERQEQCTQMDASLKECKDKLLASEQRIEKLEGINKKLESQVGELQATRDQVQQEMQKLQKEGSEVKRKANELQRSLETEKAGATTLQEELKKKAAALSDVQQQLERSEEDKAALKLDLDKVSQEGKAKHAELDRKAQSLTEGLQKAQQEKEAQSKELASTQESLGKANKALKESLSQLDTERKNHKSAMEEKEKSNEKARQELLKNNEAITKAMKEFKDQLEQMGEAEKKLKVQLTTLEQQHLKAQGALKEKEKELEKLQAQLKMSQGSYEEETKKLEGQVAKLQEVNVKKTEEESKLRAQVSDLGKELASENSRTTELQKALEQRQESLTKLQSDFYGKESEVSAMRQDLKASEEKLNLAQEELAANRNHQTGLEAQIQELQTGRGSLEQELAKRDQKLQQQEETLRELQKQQGQVKEELEKERSKVEELNKAKSVLEKNNTRLTSELKAVTEKSEKELGELLEAKQLLIQQKVELQGQVEAAQKSLQQEQKEHQATRDSRSQQEEQLRAQTKIVRDQLSAEKRAREEQVKRGEETEAKMGVQVTALNENVATLKREWQGSQRRVGELEKQIDELRGEIAVLEATVQNNQDERRALLERCVKGEGEIEKLQAKVVELRRKLDDTTAAMQELGRENQSLQIKQCQSLTRKWAEDHEVQNCMACGKGFSVTVRKHHCRHCGNIFCAECSSRNAFTPSSKKPVRVCETCFEDLQG from the exons ACTCCTGGGAAGGGAGGGTCCCAGAACGCAGAGCCGGAGCAGCCCAGCACAGACCTTAACCACGATCAGACATCTGAG GGCTTCATCTGTCCTCAGTGCATGAAGTCACACAACTCTGCAGAGGAGCTGTTCAAGCACTATCAGTTGTTCCACGACACCGGAGACCTGCCCACTCATATGGCACCCACTCG GGAAGACCTTACAATGCTGCGGCAAGAGGTTCAGGACCTGCATACTTCCCTCAAG GAGGAAAAGTGGTTCTCTGAGGAGCTCAAGAAGGAGTTAGACAAAGTCCAAGGACAACTGAAGCAA AATGATGGACAGACGGGCTCAGAGGATGCAG CCCTTGAAAGGAAGTTGAACGAAGCGGAGACCGAGAAGTTCAACATCAAGCAGATGAAAGACCTGTTTGAGCAGAAGGCTGCCCAGCTGGCCACAGAGATAGTAG ACTTAAAGTCCCGTTATGATGAGGAGAAGAGCCTAAGGGAGGCTGCTGACCAGAGGCTGGGCAAACTGACCGAGCAGCTAcagaaagagaagcaggagaaCGAGAGACTCCAAACAGAACTG CTGCAGCGACCGGGAGTGGAGGATGTGGAGGTACTGCAGAAGGAGCTGGTGCAGGTCCAGACACTGATGGACAGTTTGACCCGTGACAGGGAGGAAGAGTCTGAGCGCCTCAAAACCCACTACGAGCAGCTGCAGGCTAACTACACTACCTCAGAG ATGACCATACACCAACTAAAAGCAGAGCTGGAGAAGGGTCCACAGGAAGCAGCTGTCTACACACAACAGATCCACCAGCTGCAGAGCAGTCTGAATAACTTGCAGCAGGAAAGccag AGCCTGTCTGAGAAGCTTGCACGTAAGGAGAAAGAGTATCAGAAACTGGAGGAGTGTCTGGAAGCAGAGAAGGCTGCCAAGAAGGGAGTTCAAGGCAGCCTGAGAGAGCGGGAGCTGGAGGTTCAAGAGCTCCAGGCTCGGGCCACAGGGGCAGAAGCCTCCGTGCAGAAGGCCCAGACGGAGCTCGGAGAGAGGGCTGAGGAGGTGGCAAAGTTGAAGAGTGAGATCACGGAGCTGGAGGTGAAACACGCAGAGCTGAAGGTTGAGAGGAAACAGTTGCAACAGCAAAGGGAAGAAAAAGATAGCCAAGGTgctcagcagcagactgagaTCAGTCAG CTGCACGCCAAACTGCTGGAGACGGAGAGGCAGCTGGGCGAGGTGCAGGGTCGTCTTAAAGAACAGAGGCAGCTGTCTGGGGAGAAACTAAAAGACCGCGAGCAGCAAGCAGCCGACCTGCAGCTCAAACTGTCCCGTGCAGAGGAACAG TTGAAGGAGAGTGCCGGTAAGAATACAGACCTGCAGCACCAGCTGGAGAAAGCCAAGCAGCAGCACCAGGAGCTGCAGGCGCTGCAGCAAAACACTAACGGCAAACTCCGCGAGGCACAG AATGACCTGGAGCAGGTGCTGCGTCAGATCGGAGATAAGGACCAAAAGATCCAGAATCTGGAGGCTCTGCTGCAGAAGAGCAAGGACATTGTGAGCCAGCTGGAAGCCGAGAGAGATGACCTGTGTGCCAAGATCCAGGCCGGTGAGGGAGAGACGGCTGTGCTCAACCAGCTAAAAGAGAAAAACCTTGCACTACAGGAACAG GTCACACAGTTGACGGACAAGCTGAAGAACCAGTCGGAGAGCAACAAGCAAGCCCAGGATAACCTACATGAGCAGGTCCAGGAGCAGAAGACCCTGCTGCGTTCAGCCCAGGACCGAGCCCAAACCCTGGAGACCTCCGTCACTGAACTCAGCGCCCAGCTCGCAGACAGCAAGGAGAAAGTAGCCCAGCTGGATGCTCAG CTGAAGGCAAAGACAGAGATGCTGCTATCTGCAGAGGCAGCCAAGGCTGCGCAGAAGGCAAACCTGGAAAACAACCTGGAGACTGCTCAACATGCACTGCAGGACAAGCAGCAG GAGCTGAATAAAGTTCAGAAGAAGGTGGAGGAACAGGCCCAGAGGCTCAAGGAGAGACAGGAGCAGTGCACACAGATGGACGCCAGTCTGAAGGAATGCAAAGACAAACTATTGGCCTCAGAACAGCGTATAGAGAAGCTGGAGGGGATCAATAAG AAATTGGAGTCACAGGTTGGGGAGTTGCAGGCCACACGGGACCAAGTGCAGCAAGAAATGCAGAAGCTGCAAAAggaggggtcagaggtcaaacgGAAAGCCAACGAGCTACAGCGCTCGCTGGAAACGGAGAAAGCAGG GGCCACTACACTACAAGAGGAATTGAAGAAAAAAGCGGCTGCTTTGAGTGACGTTCAGCAGCAGCTGGAGCGCAGTGAGGAGGACAAAGCTGCTCTGAAGTTGGATCTGGACAAGGTGAGCCAGGAGGGAAAGGCCAAGCATGCAGAGCTGGACAGGAAAGCTCAGAGCCTGACAGAAGGCTTACAAAAGGCCCAACAAGAGAAAGAGGCTCAAAGCAAGGAGCTTGCCTCTACGCAGGAGAGTCTAGGAAAGGCTAATAAGGCACTAAAAGAGAGTCTGAGTCAACTggacacagagaggaagaacCATAAGTCAGCAATGGAGGAGAAG GAAAAGTCCAATGAGAAGGCCAGACAGGAGCTTCTTAAGAATAACGAGGCCATCACCAAGGCAATGAAAGAATTTAAAGATCAGTTGGAGCAGATGGGAGAG GCAGAGAAAAAGTTGAAGGTGCAGCTGACCACATTGGAGCAGCAGCACTTAAAGGCTCAGGGGGCGCtgaaggaaaaagagaaagagttgGAGAAGTTGCAGGCACAACTTAAGATGTCCCAGGGCTCCTATGAGGAGGAAACGAAGAAACTGGAGGGCCAAGTGGCAAAGTTACAAGAAGTTAATGTCAAGAAG ACGGAAGAGGAGAGTAAGCTGAGGGCTCAGGTGTCGGATCTCGGCAAGGAGCTGGCCTCTGAGAACAGTCGGACGACAGAGCTGCAGAAGGCCTTGGAGCAAAGGCAGGAAAGCCTCACTAAGCTTCAGTCTGATTTCTACGGCAAGGAGTCTGAGGTCTCTGCCATGCGTCAAGATCTGAAG GCGTCCGAGGAGAAGCTGAACTTGGCTCAGGAAGAGCTGGCCGCTAACCGCAACCATCAGACAGGTTTAGAGGCTCAGATCCAGGAGCTGCAGACGGGCCGGGGCTCGTTGGAGCAAGAGCTGGCAAAACGGGACCAGAAGCTCCAACAGCAAGAAGAAACCCTGAGGGAACTACAGAAGCAACAG GGTCAAGTAAAGGAAGAactggagaaggagaggagTAAAGTGGAGGAGCTGAACAAAGCCAAGAGTGTCCTGGAAAAGAATAACACCAGGCTGACTTCTGAATTAAAAGCAGTAACAGAGAAGAGTGAGAAG GAGCTGGGTGAGTTGCTGGAAGCCAAACAGCTGTTGATCCAGCAGAAAGTGGAGCTGCAGGGTCAAGTGGAGGCAGCACAGAAGAGCctgcagcaggagcagaaaGAGCACCAGGCCACCAGGGACAGCAGGAGCCAGCAAGAGGAGCAGCTCCGCGCACAAACCAAGATTGTCCGGGATCAGTTG TCGGCCGAGAAGCGAGCGAGAGAAGAGCAGGTGAAGCGTGGGGAGGAGACCGAAGCTAAGATGGGGGTGCAGGTGACGGCTCTGAACGAAAACGTGGCCACGCTGAAGAGGGAGTGGCAGGGCAGCCAACGGAGAGTAGGCGAACTGGAGAAGCAGATCGACGAGCTGAGAGGAGAGATCGCTGTGCTGGAGGCCACCGTCCAGAACAACCAGGACGAGAGACGGGCTCTTTTGGAGAG GTGTGTGAAGGGTGAAGGCGAGATAGAGAAGCTGCAGGCCAAGGTGGTGGAGCTGAGGAGGAAGCTGGACGACACGACGGCAGCCATGCAGGAGCTGGGCAGAGAGAACCAGTCGCTCCAG ATCAAGCAGTGCCAGAGTCTGACCAGGAAGTGGGCCGAGGATCACGAGGTGCAGAACTGCATGGCCTGTGGGAAAGGCTTTAGCGTCACTGTCAGGAAG CACCATTGCAGACATTGCGGCAACATTTTTTGTGCCGAGTGTTCATCGAGGAACGCCTTCACACCGTCCTCTAAAAAGCCAGTACGAGTCTGTGAGACGTGCTTTGAGGACCTCCAAGGCTGA